A genomic segment from Phycisphaerae bacterium encodes:
- a CDS encoding zinc-ribbon domain-containing protein: MSRQDDSIDDPQDIDLEEGGAPDFEDCPNCGKSIPESVGRCPYCGQWIACPSCGEWLTGASTAAGRARGWFWPVVVAILVAIILVMWTGL, from the coding sequence ATGAGCCGGCAGGATGACAGCATCGACGACCCGCAGGACATTGACCTTGAGGAAGGCGGCGCACCGGATTTCGAGGATTGCCCGAACTGCGGGAAGTCGATACCTGAGTCGGTCGGCCGTTGTCCGTATTGTGGGCAATGGATCGCCTGTCCCAGTTGCGGCGAATGGCTTACGGGGGCCTCGACCGCAGCCGGCCGCGCTCGCGGTTGGTTCTGGCCGGTGGTGGTGGCGATCCTCGTTGCGATCATACTTGTGATGTGGACCGGCTTGTGA